In Pseudobythopirellula maris, the genomic stretch GAGGGGGCAGAAGCGGGTACTCGGATTGTCACTTGCGAACCGGGTACCCGGGGCGCCCCCTCCCCTAACCCCTCCCCCTAAAGGAGGAGGGGAACACGCACAGCCCACGCGTTAGTCGATTCTCTTCCGCCCGACGAATCTGTAATAGGGCGCTCTGACTACCGGGATCCAGGGCAGCTTGCCGTACTGCTCGTCGGCGTGCAGGGTCTCGAAACGCCGCGCCAGGTAGGGCAGGTGGTCGGCCGACGGGTGGACGTTGTCCATGCCGAACCAGAACGGCCAGAAGTTGCGTGTGAAGAACGAGTGCTTGCTGCGGCCCGTGTCGGGGTAGCGGCGGGCGACATAAAAATCGGCCACGCCGACCACGCCGCCCGGCTTGAGGACGCGCAGCGCCTCTTCGACCGCCGCGAACCAGTCGGGGACCATCGTCAGCGAGTAGGTGAACGTCACCAGATCGACCGAGTCGCTCGGCACGTCCAGGGCGGTGATGTCGGCGTGCATGACGCCGGCGTTCGTCCAGCCCTCGTTCTGGATCCGCTTCTGGGCAACGCCCAACAGCGACTCGGAGAGGTCGACGAACGTGGCGCTGCCGAACTCGGCGATGCGCTCGCCGAACAGCTCGCCGTTGCGGCCGGTGCCGGCGCCCAGATCGAGCCACTTGCCGCCCGGCTCGATCGGCAACCGCTCGAAGAGCGCTTCACGGCCGTGGAGCATCTTCTTGCGGAAGGCGTCGTAGTCGTCGGCCTGGGCCCCGTAGAAGCTGTCGAGCCGCTCCTGGTGGGTCTCACCGCGTATGGGCGAGAGCGTCAGGTGGTACAGCGTTTTGAGTTGGCTGAGGGCTGGCATCGGCGGCTTGCTCCCGTTGTCGTTCGGTCGGCGCGTCGCGACGCAGCGTGGCGATCGAGAAGCTGCCGTAGGTGTGCACCCGGTCTTTGGCGTGGAGCTCGTCGGCGAGTTCGCGGTTGTAATCGAGGATCTCGCCGAGGCGGCGTTCGGCGCCGCCGATCTTCACGTGGATCGGGTCGACGAACTCGCAGATCACCGCCGCGCTGCGCCAGAGGATCTTGGCGTTGTCGTCGGCGCGGTCCACGATCGCCTGCCACTGCACGCCGAGCGTGTCGCGCATGTGCTCGGCCATCCAGTCCATGTGGTCCAGCAGCACGAAGTGCGAGTAGTTGCGGCCCGTGTCGACCAGGTGGTCGAGGATCGTGGTGGTGTGCGTGTGGACGCGGTCGACCAGCCCACCCTTGAGCCGCGCGAAGTTGTCCTCCTTGAGGTACTCCGGGCAGCAGTCGTGCGTGTACTCGCCGGTGAGGTAGACCCGCCAGAAGTAGTTGTCTTTGAGCGGCAGGCGGCTGAAGACGGCGTCGAGGCTGTCCTCGACGAACTTGGCGATGCCGCCCGGGTAGTAGCGCTCCAGCTGCTTGCGCTGGGCGCGGGGCACGCCGAGCAGCGAGAGCGTGGCGTCACGGCGCATGGCCCACTTGATGTAGGGGCCCCAGAACGCGGGCTTCACATCCTTGTAGTAGATCTCCCGTTGCTCATCGACCGTTTCCGCTTCGAGCAGCCGATCGATGCTCGGCCGCACCTTGGCCCAGCGGTTGATGTAGGCGTTGATGCCCGAGGCGAACATGCCGGCCGTGCCGCGGAAGTAGAAGCTCGGGCGCCGCTTCGTGCCGAGGAAGAACTTGCCGTACTTGTCCCAGTACGCCCGTGACGCGTCGGGCAGGTCGGCCCGCACCATGCCGTAGTACGTTTCCCAATTGTCGGTGCGGCCCTCGCCGAAGGTCTCGAAGAACTGCCCGTAGTCGAGCCGCCGGATCGCGGCGAGCTTGAGGTCCAGCAGCGCGTTCTGACGCGGGTTCACGTCGACCGTGTCGATCCGCTCCGGCTCGTCGAGCGCGTAGTCGAGCGCGTTGCAGCCCGCCGAGGTGATCACCAGCAGGCGGTCGCCGGGGCCCAGCTCCAGCGCAACGCGGTCGAGCCGGGGGTCTTCCCAGCAGGTGTTGTAAACAAGGTGGTTGCCGTGGCAGAGCTTGAAGACTGCCTGGCTTGCTTTGGTCGCCAGCATCGCGCGATCTCGCTATCCGATCGGAAGGCGAGCGGAGGGGTGGGGCCCGTGGGGGCCACGCCGCTAGCGCCTGTGCGTGTAATTTTGCAGAAGCCCAATATCCTACGCGTAAAAGCGGGGCTTGCAAAGCACGCGCATCCGAAGCGGGGGGGCGGAAAACCGCTGGGAAGACGCAAAGCCGGTCCGATTCGGCCGGTCGGCGAAGCGACGCAGCCGCGGCGTCGGCTAAGCTAGCTGATCAGCGAGCCGCTCGCCGGCAAGCCCGCCAGGCTTTCGGCGTGCTCGTCTTCGTCGCCCCGCAGGTCA encodes the following:
- a CDS encoding DUF3419 family protein: MLATKASQAVFKLCHGNHLVYNTCWEDPRLDRVALELGPGDRLLVITSAGCNALDYALDEPERIDTVDVNPRQNALLDLKLAAIRRLDYGQFFETFGEGRTDNWETYYGMVRADLPDASRAYWDKYGKFFLGTKRRPSFYFRGTAGMFASGINAYINRWAKVRPSIDRLLEAETVDEQREIYYKDVKPAFWGPYIKWAMRRDATLSLLGVPRAQRKQLERYYPGGIAKFVEDSLDAVFSRLPLKDNYFWRVYLTGEYTHDCCPEYLKEDNFARLKGGLVDRVHTHTTTILDHLVDTGRNYSHFVLLDHMDWMAEHMRDTLGVQWQAIVDRADDNAKILWRSAAVICEFVDPIHVKIGGAERRLGEILDYNRELADELHAKDRVHTYGSFSIATLRRDAPTERQREQAADASPQPTQNAVPPDALAHTR
- a CDS encoding class I SAM-dependent methyltransferase: MPALSQLKTLYHLTLSPIRGETHQERLDSFYGAQADDYDAFRKKMLHGREALFERLPIEPGGKWLDLGAGTGRNGELFGERIAEFGSATFVDLSESLLGVAQKRIQNEGWTNAGVMHADITALDVPSDSVDLVTFTYSLTMVPDWFAAVEEALRVLKPGGVVGVADFYVARRYPDTGRSKHSFFTRNFWPFWFGMDNVHPSADHLPYLARRFETLHADEQYGKLPWIPVVRAPYYRFVGRKRID